One region of Termitidicoccus mucosus genomic DNA includes:
- a CDS encoding sugar-binding transcriptional regulator encodes MSHEYPDEQVRFVAKLYYIDHVSQPEVARLAGVSQAKISRILAEARKRGIVRITVEEYEPRNRKLEQALRGQFGLESVIVAKTAEHATGDVARATVGIIGAPLVSGLLPSAGIIAIAGGRTVKELADHLPERDGRQLVVVQAMGGIDSSISEVDAMELGRSLVRRWGGRFLTLTTPAFVPNRAARDSFLSFSQIQAVWRRFDHADAALVGIGAMGDSAFVERGVLTAGDLNALRRGGAVGEICGRFFDHEGRECDTPWKNRVISMDVSMLRKTPRVIAIAVGADKAQAVAAAARGGLIKTLVIDEAGAEALAKEKAPRRRRPAKNRKI; translated from the coding sequence ATGAGCCACGAATATCCAGATGAACAGGTCCGTTTTGTCGCGAAGCTTTATTATATCGACCACGTGAGCCAGCCCGAGGTCGCCCGGCTGGCGGGGGTGTCCCAGGCCAAGATCTCCCGGATTCTTGCCGAGGCGCGAAAGCGCGGCATCGTGCGCATTACCGTCGAGGAGTATGAGCCGCGCAACCGGAAGCTGGAGCAGGCGTTGCGCGGACAATTCGGGTTGGAAAGCGTCATCGTGGCAAAGACCGCCGAGCACGCGACCGGCGACGTGGCGCGCGCGACCGTCGGGATCATCGGCGCGCCGCTTGTTTCCGGCCTTCTTCCATCCGCGGGAATCATCGCCATCGCGGGCGGGCGGACCGTGAAGGAACTTGCGGATCACCTGCCCGAGCGCGATGGAAGGCAGCTGGTCGTGGTTCAGGCGATGGGCGGCATCGACTCCAGCATAAGCGAGGTTGACGCGATGGAATTGGGCCGCTCGCTGGTGCGGCGCTGGGGCGGCAGGTTTTTGACCCTCACCACGCCGGCGTTCGTTCCCAATCGCGCGGCAAGGGATTCGTTTCTCAGCTTCTCGCAAATCCAGGCGGTCTGGAGACGCTTCGACCATGCCGACGCGGCGCTGGTCGGCATCGGCGCGATGGGCGATTCCGCCTTTGTCGAGCGCGGTGTGCTGACCGCGGGAGACCTCAATGCACTCAGGCGAGGCGGCGCCGTCGGGGAGATATGCGGCCGCTTTTTCGACCATGAGGGCCGCGAATGCGACACGCCGTGGAAAAACCGGGTGATCAGCATGGATGTCTCCATGTTGCGCAAAACGCCGCGAGTCATTGCCATCGCGGTCGGCGCCGACAAGGCGCAGGCCGTCGCCGCCGCCGCGCGCGGAGGACTGATCAAAACACTCGTCATCGACGAGGCGGGCGCGGAGGCGCTGGCGAAGGAAAAAGCGCCGCGCCGCCGCCGTCCCGCCAAAAATAGAAAAATCTGA
- a CDS encoding glycerophosphodiester phosphodiesterase, which translates to MKPFPKIIIAPVFFASTLWLFPAEAPSVEKAWNIVDHVPVDKVIVQSHRGAGVLAEENTIAAFETGWSLGTWPECDLRTTRDGVIVTFHDGNFSRVVKGIAPEMAKLGVKDVTFEDLLKLDVGAWKGDQFFGRKVSTISDVFKVMQDRPGRRLYMDIKSVDLRQLAGEVIKYKVEKQVVFTTSRHQLIREWKKLVPESETLLWMRGDEEALNKTLREIRKTGFEGITQLQIHIFPTKTIGEALEMAAIQAGRLKTTIEREKANPNQFTISDDFLRKLGDELRTRNILFQTLPYTSDTSVCSDLFDLGVASIATDYPDAVLAEIRKYYSRK; encoded by the coding sequence ATGAAACCATTCCCAAAAATCATAATCGCCCCCGTGTTTTTCGCATCCACGCTTTGGTTGTTTCCGGCGGAGGCGCCATCCGTCGAAAAAGCATGGAATATAGTCGATCATGTTCCGGTGGACAAGGTGATCGTGCAAAGCCATCGTGGCGCCGGCGTGCTGGCCGAGGAAAACACAATCGCCGCGTTTGAAACGGGCTGGTCCCTTGGGACCTGGCCGGAATGCGATTTGAGGACGACGCGCGACGGTGTCATCGTGACTTTCCATGACGGCAATTTCTCCCGTGTCGTCAAAGGCATCGCCCCCGAAATGGCAAAACTGGGAGTCAAGGATGTCACCTTTGAGGATCTCCTGAAGCTTGATGTCGGCGCCTGGAAGGGCGATCAGTTTTTTGGGCGCAAAGTATCCACCATTTCCGATGTTTTCAAAGTCATGCAAGACCGGCCCGGACGGCGTCTTTACATGGACATCAAAAGTGTCGATTTGCGACAGCTCGCCGGGGAGGTCATAAAATATAAGGTTGAAAAACAGGTCGTTTTCACGACATCCAGGCATCAATTGATCCGCGAATGGAAAAAACTGGTTCCCGAATCGGAAACGCTCCTGTGGATGCGCGGGGATGAGGAAGCGCTGAACAAAACCCTGAGGGAAATCCGAAAAACCGGGTTTGAAGGCATCACGCAGTTGCAGATTCATATCTTCCCCACAAAAACCATCGGGGAGGCGCTGGAGATGGCCGCCATACAAGCGGGCCGCCTTAAAACCACCATCGAACGCGAAAAGGCAAATCCCAACCAGTTTACTATTTCGGATGATTTTTTGAGAAAACTCGGCGACGAGTTGCGGACGCGGAATATCCTGTTCCAAACCCTGCCTTATACATCGGATACCAGCGTATGCTCCGATCTGTTCGACTTGGGGGTCGCCTCCATCGCGACGGATTATCCCGACGCTGTGCTGGCGGAGATTCGGAAATATTATTCCAGAAAATAG